The following are from one region of the Stanieria sp. NIES-3757 genome:
- a CDS encoding putative glycosyl transferase, protein MKTKPLVSIIINNYNYASFIAEAIDSALKQTYQPIEIIVVDDGSTDNSRTIIDHFQGKIIPIFKENGGQASAFNAGFAASSGEIICFLDADDIFVPEKVAEVVNTLQNHPELNWCFHDVQLVAQNDKQQLDNSPKNPSFKCDLRASIQQGKISGTANYFEIPPTSGLCFNRSLLEQILPMPEGKGISIGDSYLQHAALYLSPGFVLGKPLVLQRIHSNNRFTFNKNHQQTKAKIYVLLSYWLKHNFPPLKKLTNKYIAVSLSLIWYYQISDFNQHLFQDYFNSLTIKEKILIRLRAIYYVSRKIINNLSFN, encoded by the coding sequence ATGAAAACAAAACCTCTGGTTAGTATCATAATTAATAATTATAATTATGCAAGTTTTATTGCTGAAGCAATTGATAGTGCTTTAAAACAAACTTATCAACCCATAGAAATTATTGTGGTTGATGATGGTTCTACTGATAATTCTCGAACAATCATTGATCACTTTCAAGGAAAAATCATTCCAATTTTTAAAGAAAATGGTGGTCAAGCTTCTGCTTTTAATGCAGGCTTTGCTGCGAGTTCTGGAGAAATAATTTGTTTTCTCGATGCTGATGATATATTTGTACCTGAAAAGGTAGCAGAAGTAGTAAATACTTTACAGAACCATCCCGAATTAAACTGGTGTTTTCACGATGTTCAATTAGTTGCTCAAAATGACAAGCAGCAATTAGATAATAGTCCTAAAAATCCTTCTTTTAAATGTGACTTGAGAGCAAGTATCCAGCAAGGCAAAATTTCAGGTACAGCTAATTATTTTGAAATTCCCCCTACTTCGGGATTGTGTTTTAATCGCTCTTTACTCGAGCAAATCTTACCGATGCCTGAAGGAAAAGGGATTAGTATTGGTGATTCTTACTTACAACACGCTGCATTATATTTAAGCCCAGGTTTTGTGTTAGGTAAACCTTTAGTTTTACAAAGAATTCACTCAAATAACCGCTTTACTTTCAACAAAAATCATCAACAAACTAAGGCGAAAATCTATGTACTACTAAGTTATTGGCTTAAACATAATTTTCCACCTTTAAAGAAGCTTACCAATAAATATATTGCTGTAAGTTTATCTTTGATTTGGTATTATCAAATTTCCGATTTTAATCAACACTTATTTCAAGATTATTTTAATTCTTTAACTATTAAAGAAAAAATTTTGATTAGATTGCGAGCAATCTATTATGTTTCAAGAAAAATCATTAATAATTTATCCTTTAATTAA
- a CDS encoding putative polysaccharide biosynthesis protein gives MRKKLLIFSKKLSSPNFRKIISNISWLVIERVLRMVVGFVVLAWIARYLGTAQFGLLNYGIAFIDLFGNLADLGLNQILIRDLVSEPERKDEILGTAFVLKSLAGVGTFLLSLISIFVLRPEDQLSQILVLILALRLVFQPIDIVDQLFQSQVQAKYGVWARNTSFLIISVVRVVLLETGGSLIAFAWTFLIESLISNIFMAIAYQKTTGKIINWRGKFLRAKQMLRVSWPLILSSLAIVVYLRIDQIMLGQLASDQEVGVYSAAVKLSEAWPILILAIVKSFSPAIISAKQVSQELYYQKIQRLANLLTLIVYAIAIPMTFLATPLVILVFGTDYAAAGAVLSIHIWASVFGFLGYIKEVWIATEELTKFALAASVSGAILNILLNWWLIPIYGAVGAAIATVLSYGFADYVMCFLYPPARPMGLVMTKAMTLNGLFKNR, from the coding sequence ATGCGTAAAAAGCTCTTGATTTTTTCTAAAAAACTGAGCAGCCCAAACTTCAGAAAAATTATCAGCAATATCAGTTGGCTGGTCATTGAAAGAGTTTTGCGAATGGTGGTCGGTTTTGTCGTCTTAGCTTGGATTGCCAGATATTTAGGAACTGCTCAATTTGGTTTGTTGAATTATGGAATAGCTTTTATAGATCTGTTTGGTAATTTAGCTGATTTAGGCTTAAATCAAATTTTAATTAGAGATTTAGTCAGTGAGCCAGAGCGAAAAGATGAGATTTTAGGCACAGCTTTTGTTTTAAAATCCCTTGCTGGAGTAGGAACTTTCTTACTCAGTCTAATCTCAATTTTCGTGCTTCGTCCTGAAGATCAACTAAGTCAAATTTTAGTCCTAATTTTAGCTCTGCGACTTGTCTTTCAACCAATTGATATCGTAGATCAGCTATTTCAGTCCCAGGTACAAGCAAAATATGGTGTTTGGGCAAGAAATACTTCATTTTTGATCATTTCGGTAGTTAGAGTGGTCTTGCTAGAAACAGGAGGCTCTTTAATCGCTTTTGCGTGGACATTTTTGATCGAAAGCTTGATTTCCAATATTTTTATGGCGATCGCTTATCAAAAAACTACAGGCAAAATTATTAACTGGCGGGGTAAATTCCTCAGAGCCAAACAGATGCTGAGAGTAAGCTGGCCGCTAATTTTATCCAGTTTAGCCATTGTAGTCTATCTCCGTATCGATCAAATTATGCTTGGTCAATTAGCGAGCGATCAAGAGGTAGGAGTTTATTCGGCAGCAGTGAAACTTTCAGAAGCATGGCCTATTCTGATCTTGGCAATTGTGAAGTCTTTTTCTCCTGCAATTATTAGTGCTAAACAAGTTAGTCAAGAGCTTTATTACCAAAAAATTCAGAGACTTGCTAATTTATTAACTCTCATTGTTTATGCGATCGCCATACCAATGACTTTTTTAGCTACACCTTTAGTAATATTGGTGTTTGGTACGGATTATGCAGCAGCAGGAGCGGTTTTATCTATCCATATTTGGGCTTCAGTGTTTGGTTTTTTGGGATACATCAAAGAAGTTTGGATTGCTACAGAAGAATTAACTAAATTTGCTCTAGCAGCTAGTGTCTCAGGTGCAATCTTAAATATTCTTCTCAATTGGTGGTTGATTCCTATTTATGGAGCAGTTGGAGCAGCGATCGCTACAGTGCTTTCTTATGGCTTTGCCGATTATGTGATGTGTTTTCTGTATCCTCCAGCTCGTCCAATGGGTTTGGTAATGACCAAAGCAATGACTTTAAATGGTTTATTTAAAAATCGCTAA